The Nitrospirota bacterium genome contains the following window.
TACCTATAGGCACCTGGACAATTCCAGCCTTTTCTACTTTGTATTCAACTTTACCTGCCTTTATCTCCTTAACTGCCTTGCCTACATCAAAGGTAACAGTGCCGAGTTTGGGATTTGGCATAAGCCCCCTCGGCCCGAGGATTTTACCGAGTTTACTAACCATGCCCATTAGGTCCGGGGTGGCAACAGCTTTATCGAAATCCAGCCAGCCGCCAGTTATTTTCCCTGCAAGGTCTTCACCACCAACATAATCTGCACCAGCATCCCTGGCTTCTTTCTCCTTCTCACCTTTTGCAAAGACAACCACCCTGACCCTTTTACCCGTACCGTGAGGAAGCACTAACGTCCCCCTTATCATCTGGTCTGACTTTTTAGGGTCTACCCCAAGATTTATAGCTAAATCTACTGACTCATCGAATTTTGTATAAGCTAATTGCTTTATCAGTTCCATAGCTTCCTCAAGGGTATAAGCCTTTGTCTTTTCAATTTTTCCTCTGGAAGCAACATATTTTTTGCCCATAATTTCTCCTCTAAAATTCAAAATGAAAAAGTTCCAGATTTTTTAATTTTGCATTTTGCATTTTTAACTTTCTTCTATCTCAATCCCCATACTCCTGGCCGTGCCTTTAA
Protein-coding sequences here:
- a CDS encoding 50S ribosomal protein L1, which produces MGKKYVASRGKIEKTKAYTLEEAMELIKQLAYTKFDESVDLAINLGVDPKKSDQMIRGTLVLPHGTGKRVRVVVFAKGEKEKEARDAGADYVGGEDLAGKITGGWLDFDKAVATPDLMGMVSKLGKILGPRGLMPNPKLGTVTFDVGKAVKEIKAGKVEYKVEKAGIVQVPIGKVSFDSQKLLENANAVLESIIKAKPSTSKGKYLKKLSISSTMGPGISIDVSRITGAVGK